A single region of the Lycium barbarum isolate Lr01 chromosome 2, ASM1917538v2, whole genome shotgun sequence genome encodes:
- the LOC132627738 gene encoding uncharacterized protein LOC132627738 isoform X3 → MGTGKDNGEKHYEEKDEMKLWGIFVFALIGATATTFALKQSARRSRAGGSFRTSFQEEAWKRYNRRMREEYEEEMERVERIRRMQSVFNRERNKYKRSYESWQENGQSAYHQHFQRNDWYWKADTSFRDRGTNYREAPRANASYPLSHDYSVLGLDRSRTKPYTDDEIKSAFRAKAKQFHPDQNQQNKEAAEAKFKEVMKSYEAIKSERKNGMNR, encoded by the exons ATGGGTACTGGTAAAGACAATGGGGAAAAACATTATGAAGAAAAGGATGAGATGAAACTTTGGGGTATTTTTGTATTTGCATTGATTGGAGCTACTGCCACCACCTTTGCT TTGAAGCAGTCAGCACGGAGAAGTCGAGCTGGTGGTTCTTTTAGGACAAGTTTTCAGGAGGAAGCATGGAAAAGATATAATCGCAGGATGCGGGAGGAGTATGAAGAAGAAATGGAGAGAGTG GAGCGCATACGCCGTATGCAAAGTGTTTTCAATAGGGAGAGAAACAAATACAAGAGGAGCTATGAGAGCTGGCAAGAAAATGGGCAAAGTGCATATCATCAGCACTTTCAAAGGAATGACTGGTATTGGAAGGCTGATACGTCGTTCAGAGACCGGGGAACTAATTACAGGGAAGCTCCTAGGGCCAATGCAAGCTACCCATTGTCACATGACTACTCGGTTTTGGGTCTGGACAG GTCTAGGACAAAGCCTTACACGGATGATGAGATAAAG TCTGCCTTTAGGGCAAAGGCAAAGCAGTTTCACCCTGATCAGAATCAGCAAAATAAAG AGGCTGCTGAAGCAAAGTTTAAGGAAGTCATGAAGTCCTATGAGGCAATAAAATCGGAAAGGAAAAATGGCATGAACCGATAA
- the LOC132627737 gene encoding squalene monooxygenase SE1-like — MVDLSVSGSVLAVLLGLIAVFWFYIIQRHISGPKHKIDDDVATSTTTTTEYDGENRSKDGNDDVDIIIVGAGVAGAALAHTLGKEGRRVKVIERDLTEPDRIVGELLQPGGYLKLQELGLEDCVEKIDAQRVFGYALFKDGKSTRLSYPLEKFHSDVAGRSFHNGRFIQRMREKAASLPNVKLEQGTVTSLLEEKGTIRGVQYKTKSGEELKAYAPLTIVCDGCFSNLRRTLCDPKVEVPSCFVGLVLENCQLPHENHGHVVLGDPSPILFYPISSTEVRCLVDVPGQKVPSISNGEMAKYLKSVVAPQVPPEIKDSFIAAVDKGNIRTMPNRSMPAAPHPTPGALLMGDAFNMRHPLTGGGMTVALSDIVVLRDLLKPLRDLNDASTLCRYLESFYTLRKPVASTINTLAGALYKVFCASPDQARKEMREACFDYLSLGGVFSEGPVSLLSGLNPRPLSLVCHFFAVAIFGVGRLLLPFPSPKRIWIGARLISGASAIIFPIIKAEGFRQMFFPATVPAYYRAPPEVKKL, encoded by the exons ATGGTAGATTTGAGTGTCTCCGGATCTGTTCTTGCTGTGTTGCTTGGACTCATTGCTGTTTTCTGGTTCTACATCATTCAGAGACATATTAGTGGCCCCAAACATAAAATTGATGATGACGTGGCTACCAGTACCACGACAACAACGGAATATGATGGAGAAAACAGATCAAAGGATGGAAACGACGAcgttgacatcatcattgtcggTGCCGGTGTTGCTGGTGCCGCTCTCGCTCACACCCTTGGCAAG GAAGGGCGTCGTGTAAAAGTAATTGAAAGAGATTTGACAGAGCCTGATAGAATTGTTGGAGAACTCCTTCAACCGGGTGGCTACCTCAAATTGCAGGAGTTGGGATTGGAAG ATTGTGTGGAGAAAATTGATGCTCAACGAGTGTTTGGGTATGCTCTTTTCAAGGATGGCAAGAGCACGCGTCTTTCTTATCCCCTGGAGAAATTTCACTCTGATGTTGCTGGAAGGAGCTTTCACAATGGGCGTTTCATTCAAAGAATGCGAGAGAAAGCTGCATCTCTTCCCAA TGTCAAACTAGAGCAAGGTACTGTTACATCTCTGCTCGAAGAAAAGGGGACCATTAGAGGTGTTCAGTACAAGACTAAATCTGGTGAAGAGTTGAAAGCATATGCACCATTAACCATAGTATGTGATGGTTGTTTCTCGAATCTGCGGCGTACCCTTTGCGACCCAAAG GTAGAAGTGCCTTCTTGTTTTGTTGGTCTGGTCCTGGAGAACTGCCAGCTTCCACATGAAAATCATGGACATGTCGTTTTGGGTGACCCATCACCTATCTTGTTCTATCCCATAAGCAGTACCGAGGTCCGCTGTCTGGTTGATGTACCTGGTCAAAAAGTGCCTTCCATTTCGAATGGTGAAATGGCCAAATATTTGAAAAGCGTCGTTGCTCCCCAG GTCCCTCCTGAGATAAAAGATTCATTCATTGCCGCAGTCGATAAAGGGAACATCAGGACAATGCCAAACCGAAGCATGCCAGCTGCTCCTCATCCAACTCCTGGTGCTCTGCTCATGGGAGATGCATTCAATATGCGCCATCCCTTGACTGGTGGAGGAATGACCGTAGCATTGTCTGATATTGTTGTATTGCGTGATCTTCTCAAACCTCTTCGTGATTTGAATGACGCATCTACTCTTTGCAGATATCTGGAGTCCTTTTACACCTTGCGTAAG CCTGTGGCCTCCACCATCAATACATTGGCTGGTGCCTTGTATAAGGTGTTTTGTGCTTCACCTGATCAAGCTAGGAAGGAGATGCGCGAAGCATGCTTTGATTATTTGAGCCTCGGTGGAGTATTCTCAGAAGGACCAGTGTCTTTGCTTTCTGGCTTAAACCCTCGTCCATTAAGTCTTGTTTGTCATTTCTTTGCTGTGGCTATCTTTGGTGTTGGCCGCTTGCTACTGCCTTTCCCATCACCCAAACGTATATGGATTGGAGCCCGGTTAATATCG GGTGCATCTGCAATCATTTTCCCTATCATCAAGGCAGAAGGGTTTAGGCAGATGTTCTTCCCTGCTACTGTTCCGGCATATTACAGGGCTCCTCCTGAAGTGAAGAAGTTGTAA
- the LOC132627738 gene encoding uncharacterized protein LOC132627738 isoform X2 gives MGTGKDNGEKHYEEKDEMKLWGIFVFALIGATATTFAVTQLRSTVDFVYSQSARRSRAGGSFRTSFQEEAWKRYNRRMREEYEEEMERVERIRRMQSVFNRERNKYKRSYESWQENGQSAYHQHFQRNDWYWKADTSFRDRGTNYREAPRANASYPLSHDYSVLGLDRSRTKPYTDDEIKSAFRAKAKQFHPDQNQQNKEAAEAKFKEVMKSYEAIKSERKNGMNR, from the exons ATGGGTACTGGTAAAGACAATGGGGAAAAACATTATGAAGAAAAGGATGAGATGAAACTTTGGGGTATTTTTGTATTTGCATTGATTGGAGCTACTGCCACCACCTTTGCT GTTACACAATTGCGAAGTACAGTGGATTTTGTCTACTCTCAG TCAGCACGGAGAAGTCGAGCTGGTGGTTCTTTTAGGACAAGTTTTCAGGAGGAAGCATGGAAAAGATATAATCGCAGGATGCGGGAGGAGTATGAAGAAGAAATGGAGAGAGTG GAGCGCATACGCCGTATGCAAAGTGTTTTCAATAGGGAGAGAAACAAATACAAGAGGAGCTATGAGAGCTGGCAAGAAAATGGGCAAAGTGCATATCATCAGCACTTTCAAAGGAATGACTGGTATTGGAAGGCTGATACGTCGTTCAGAGACCGGGGAACTAATTACAGGGAAGCTCCTAGGGCCAATGCAAGCTACCCATTGTCACATGACTACTCGGTTTTGGGTCTGGACAG GTCTAGGACAAAGCCTTACACGGATGATGAGATAAAG TCTGCCTTTAGGGCAAAGGCAAAGCAGTTTCACCCTGATCAGAATCAGCAAAATAAAG AGGCTGCTGAAGCAAAGTTTAAGGAAGTCATGAAGTCCTATGAGGCAATAAAATCGGAAAGGAAAAATGGCATGAACCGATAA
- the LOC132627738 gene encoding uncharacterized protein LOC132627738 isoform X1, whose protein sequence is MGTGKDNGEKHYEEKDEMKLWGIFVFALIGATATTFAVTQLRSTVDFVYSQLKQSARRSRAGGSFRTSFQEEAWKRYNRRMREEYEEEMERVERIRRMQSVFNRERNKYKRSYESWQENGQSAYHQHFQRNDWYWKADTSFRDRGTNYREAPRANASYPLSHDYSVLGLDRSRTKPYTDDEIKSAFRAKAKQFHPDQNQQNKEAAEAKFKEVMKSYEAIKSERKNGMNR, encoded by the exons ATGGGTACTGGTAAAGACAATGGGGAAAAACATTATGAAGAAAAGGATGAGATGAAACTTTGGGGTATTTTTGTATTTGCATTGATTGGAGCTACTGCCACCACCTTTGCT GTTACACAATTGCGAAGTACAGTGGATTTTGTCTACTCTCAG TTGAAGCAGTCAGCACGGAGAAGTCGAGCTGGTGGTTCTTTTAGGACAAGTTTTCAGGAGGAAGCATGGAAAAGATATAATCGCAGGATGCGGGAGGAGTATGAAGAAGAAATGGAGAGAGTG GAGCGCATACGCCGTATGCAAAGTGTTTTCAATAGGGAGAGAAACAAATACAAGAGGAGCTATGAGAGCTGGCAAGAAAATGGGCAAAGTGCATATCATCAGCACTTTCAAAGGAATGACTGGTATTGGAAGGCTGATACGTCGTTCAGAGACCGGGGAACTAATTACAGGGAAGCTCCTAGGGCCAATGCAAGCTACCCATTGTCACATGACTACTCGGTTTTGGGTCTGGACAG GTCTAGGACAAAGCCTTACACGGATGATGAGATAAAG TCTGCCTTTAGGGCAAAGGCAAAGCAGTTTCACCCTGATCAGAATCAGCAAAATAAAG AGGCTGCTGAAGCAAAGTTTAAGGAAGTCATGAAGTCCTATGAGGCAATAAAATCGGAAAGGAAAAATGGCATGAACCGATAA